In a genomic window of Thunnus thynnus chromosome 16, fThuThy2.1, whole genome shotgun sequence:
- the LOC137199223 gene encoding neurexin-3-beta-like, producing the protein MLPSNITTCLSPTPGAELVISVLEDPLAHPPVAPRAPFIHTPSTHHPLLTIIETTKESLSKATEAGVPCLSDRGSDDCDDDGLVISGYGSGEAFKSNLPPTDDEDFYTTFSLITDKTLSTSGFEGGYKAHAPKTFRQNKHSVSRRGRTTTTAIPLTADQSRTTATSAFTATLHNAPAKQLAGKMNNRELKPQPDLVLLPLPTSFEVDSTKLRGPLITSPMFRNIPTALPTEPGVRRVPGPSEVVRESSSTTGMVIGIVAAAALCILILLYAMYKYRNRDEGSYQVDESRNYITNSAVQSNGAVMKDKQQSLKGSNKKQKNKDKEYYV; encoded by the coding sequence ATGCTGCCCTCTAACATTACTACCTGTCTTTCTCCAACCCCAGGAGCTGAATTAGTCATCTCAGTACTTGAGGATCCATTAGCGCACCCCCCTGTAGCTCCTCGTGCACCCTTCATTCACACTCCCTCAACACACCACCCACTCCTCACCATTATTGAGACCACCAAAGAGTCCCTGTCCAAGGCCACTGAGGCGGGGGTACCTTGCTTGTCGGACCGAGGCAGCGATGattgtgatgatgatggctTGGTGATATCGGGGTATGGCTCTGGGGAAGCGTTCAAGTCTAACCTGCCCCCTACCGATGATGAAGATTTTTACACGACCTTCTCCTTGATAACAGATAAGACCTTGTCCACGTCGGGCTTTGAAGGTGGCTACAAAGCTCACGCGCCCAAGACttttagacaaaacaaacattcagtctCCAGACGCGGTAGGACTACCACTACCGCCATACCACTTACCGCCGACCAGAGCCGCACCACCGCCACCTCTGCCTTCACTGCCACCCTCCACAATGCTCCCGCCAAACAGCTGGCTGGCAAAATGAATAACCGCGAGCTAAAACCCCAGCCCGACCTAGTGTTGCTTCCATTGCCCACATCCTTTGAGGTAGACAGCACCAAGCTGAGGGGCCCATTAATAACCTCCCCCATGTTCCGTAATATACCCACAGCACTCCCCACAGAACCGGGCGTCAGGCGTGTTCCAGGGCCCTCAGAAGTGGTTCGTGAATCTAGCAGCACCACCGGGATGGTCATCGGAATAGTGGCAGCCGCTGCCCTGTGCATCCTCATCCTTCTTTATGCCATGTATAAGTACAGGAACAGGGATGAAGGGTCCTACCAGGTGGACGAGAGCAGGAACTACATCACCAACTCAGCTGTGCAGAGCAATGGCGCTGTCATGAAGGACAAACAGCAGAGCTTGAAAGgcagcaacaaaaaacagaaaaataaggATAAGGAATATTATGTGTGA